One Peribacillus simplex NBRC 15720 = DSM 1321 genomic region harbors:
- a CDS encoding lasso peptide biosynthesis B2 protein, with the protein MNITKKARNFLRLNYKTKLLLIEAFLHLGRARYLKSISFSKVAPSLGVQMKETSYTSNSSNKEVLASISRAIHIMSRYTFWESQCLVKAMAGMKMLEKRNIDSTLYLGTAKDENGELIAHAWLRSGPFYITGAEVMDRFTVVSKFAKENSNENLEEQESS; encoded by the coding sequence ATGAATATCACAAAGAAAGCTCGTAATTTTCTTCGATTGAATTATAAAACAAAGCTGCTGCTTATTGAGGCCTTTTTACATTTAGGTAGAGCCCGTTATCTTAAGAGCATCTCATTTTCAAAAGTTGCTCCTTCACTGGGTGTACAAATGAAAGAGACCTCATATACCTCCAATTCATCGAATAAAGAGGTTTTAGCAAGTATATCGCGAGCTATTCATATTATGAGTCGCTATACTTTTTGGGAAAGCCAATGTCTTGTAAAAGCAATGGCTGGAATGAAAATGCTGGAGAAAAGAAATATTGATAGTACTCTTTATTTAGGTACAGCTAAAGATGAGAATGGAGAACTCATTGCACATGCTTGGCTACGCAGCGGTCCTTTTTATATAACCGGTGCTGAAGTGATGGATAGGTTCACGGTCGTTTCTAAATTCGCTAAAGAGAACAGTAATGAAAATCTAGAAGAACAAGAATCTAGTTAA
- a CDS encoding ABC transporter ATP-binding protein produces MKHLLHFTKRIHDYSGKILYINLICMILIGLLEGVGIFLLIPLIGLTGILDISTEEVPFLSWVNELFIGIPETISLLLILGVYVLLMVGQSIFKRNQTILGVKIQQGFIRHLRDETYGSLLQVNWGFYLKKRKTDIINIMTNETFNVSAGINLFLQFLSSLIFTFIQICIALYLSVTMTSFIIAFGLILIFFSRKFIKKSQSLGKETFQLTQTYLAGITDHLNGMKDIKSNSLEDSHLSWFLSLTEKMEKNRIKLTTLNTTSQMIFKIVSSLLIAIFVFFSIKMFMAQPAQLMLIMVIFSRLWPRFTSIQSNLEQIGSTLPSFKALLDLQNECREARELYDLDYKNSKSIEIKNGLDCRNVYFRYNQNESTYALKNINVHIPSNRMTAIVGRSGAGKSTLIDILMGLNQPDRGEVSIDDIPLTSDHLLSLRKSISYIPQDPFLFNATIRENLIIIDPNASDESIWESLEFAAADDFVRKLPQGLDTLIGDRGVRLSGGERQRLVLARAILRKPSILVLDEATSALDTENEAKIQAAIERLKGTMTIIVIAHRLSTIRNADQVLVMDQGEIIQVGEYNQLASEKRGMFSNLLGIQIESSM; encoded by the coding sequence TTGAAGCATCTCTTGCATTTTACCAAGCGAATACATGATTATTCGGGGAAGATTCTTTATATCAATCTTATTTGTATGATTTTAATAGGTTTATTAGAGGGTGTAGGAATTTTCTTATTAATCCCGTTGATTGGATTGACCGGTATTTTAGATATTAGTACAGAGGAAGTTCCTTTTTTAAGTTGGGTTAATGAATTATTCATAGGAATTCCTGAAACGATAAGTCTTTTATTGATACTGGGGGTTTACGTGTTATTAATGGTTGGACAAAGTATTTTTAAGAGGAATCAAACAATATTAGGAGTGAAAATCCAACAAGGTTTTATTAGACATTTAAGAGATGAGACCTATGGAAGTTTGCTACAAGTAAATTGGGGATTTTACCTGAAAAAGAGGAAAACTGATATCATCAACATCATGACCAATGAAACCTTTAATGTGAGTGCGGGTATTAATTTATTCTTACAGTTTTTATCTTCTCTTATCTTTACTTTCATTCAAATCTGTATAGCTCTTTATTTATCTGTTACAATGACTAGTTTTATCATAGCTTTTGGATTGATCCTAATCTTCTTCTCCAGGAAATTCATCAAAAAGTCTCAGTCTTTAGGAAAAGAAACTTTTCAACTAACACAAACATATTTAGCGGGTATTACTGATCACCTTAATGGAATGAAGGATATCAAAAGTAATTCATTAGAAGATTCTCATTTGAGTTGGTTTCTTTCCTTAACTGAAAAAATGGAAAAAAACAGAATTAAGTTAACTACATTAAATACAACTTCTCAAATGATCTTCAAAATTGTTTCTTCATTATTAATTGCGATTTTTGTCTTTTTTTCGATAAAGATGTTCATGGCCCAGCCAGCACAATTAATGTTGATAATGGTTATTTTTTCAAGGTTATGGCCAAGGTTTACAAGTATCCAATCTAATTTAGAGCAAATAGGATCTACTCTTCCATCTTTTAAAGCATTGTTAGATTTACAAAATGAATGTAGAGAAGCAAGAGAGTTATATGATTTGGATTATAAAAATAGTAAGTCAATCGAAATAAAAAATGGGCTAGATTGTCGTAATGTCTACTTTAGGTATAATCAAAATGAAAGTACGTATGCACTTAAAAATATAAATGTACACATACCTTCTAACCGTATGACGGCTATAGTAGGCCGGTCAGGGGCGGGAAAAAGTACTTTAATTGATATATTAATGGGATTAAATCAACCTGATCGGGGCGAGGTCAGTATAGATGATATCCCACTTACTAGTGATCACTTATTATCACTAAGGAAATCAATTAGTTATATACCGCAGGATCCGTTTCTCTTTAATGCGACTATACGGGAAAATTTGATCATTATTGACCCTAATGCAAGTGATGAATCCATTTGGGAGTCTTTAGAGTTCGCCGCTGCTGATGATTTTGTCAGGAAGCTTCCACAAGGTCTTGATACACTCATTGGTGATCGAGGAGTTCGACTGTCAGGAGGAGAAAGGCAGCGACTTGTACTGGCTCGGGCCATTTTACGTAAACCATCTATCCTTGTCTTAGATGAAGCAACAAGTGCATTAGATACGGAAAATGAAGCGAAGATCCAAGCCGCTATCGAAAGATTAAAAGGAACCATGACCATTATTGTCATTGCTCATCGGTTATCGACAATTCGTAATGCGGATCAAGTATTGGTAATGGATCAGGGAGAAATTATTCAAGTCGGTGAATATAACCAACTAGCGAGTGAAAAAAGAGGGATGTTTAGCAATTTACTAGGTATCCAAATAGAATCAAGTATGTGA
- a CDS encoding HPr kinase/phosphorylase — MIGIEKKTVYEAFGLTVSSEIPLSELLHINIESDITDLVIEKADLYPLWNEHSDPNEDFVIKKDWIMFRVTGTAIFLIQSGSRIVVSPFNEAYEDEIRLYILGTCMGAILMQRKILPLHGSAVAIDGKAYAIVGDSGAGKSTLASALLKRGYQLISDDVIPVTLTNENVPFVTPSYPQQKLWLESLNHFEMDSTNFQSLTVRENKFAIPVQAQFVTEPLPLAGVFELVKGDNDEIEVKPIEHLQRFYKLYYHTYRNSFIQQSGLMDWHFNISAKMIKKIDFYQLRRPTNRFTALDLSDLIINMLKMEEIVHD; from the coding sequence GTATTGAAAAAAAGACTGTTTACGAAGCTTTTGGTTTAACAGTTTCAAGTGAAATCCCTCTATCGGAATTACTTCATATTAATATAGAGAGTGATATAACGGATCTTGTTATTGAAAAAGCTGACCTCTATCCATTATGGAACGAACATTCGGATCCTAATGAAGATTTTGTCATTAAGAAAGACTGGATTATGTTCCGTGTGACAGGAACAGCCATTTTTTTGATACAAAGCGGAAGTAGAATAGTCGTTTCACCATTTAATGAGGCTTATGAAGATGAAATTCGACTTTATATCCTTGGGACCTGTATGGGAGCAATATTGATGCAAAGAAAGATTCTTCCTTTACATGGAAGTGCGGTAGCCATAGATGGCAAGGCATATGCAATTGTGGGTGATTCTGGTGCTGGGAAATCTACTCTTGCTTCAGCATTATTAAAAAGAGGCTATCAGCTCATAAGTGATGATGTCATACCAGTAACACTTACTAATGAAAATGTACCATTTGTAACACCTTCATATCCTCAACAGAAATTATGGTTGGAAAGCTTAAATCATTTTGAAATGGATTCAACTAATTTTCAATCACTCACAGTTAGAGAAAATAAATTCGCTATTCCTGTACAAGCACAGTTTGTTACCGAACCACTCCCACTTGCTGGTGTATTTGAATTGGTCAAGGGAGATAATGACGAGATAGAAGTTAAACCAATAGAACATCTCCAAAGATTTTATAAGTTGTACTATCATACATACCGAAATTCCTTTATTCAACAATCTGGATTAATGGACTGGCATTTCAATATCTCCGCCAAAATGATCAAAAAAATTGATTTTTATCAATTACGTCGACCTACAAACCGTTTCACCGCTCTAGACTTATCGGATTTAATAATAAACATGCTAAAAATGGAGGAAATAGTACATGATTAA
- a CDS encoding lasso peptide biosynthesis PqqD family chaperone — protein sequence MIKNQRVTKNHLYSQSPGNIVSDMDGEKVMLSVHKGKYYNLGELGGEIWGLMKEPITIQELVTTLKSQYDVAQTECEEQVTDFLSQLLEQGLVKIEDRINS from the coding sequence ATGATTAAAAACCAAAGAGTTACCAAGAACCATTTATATAGTCAAAGTCCAGGAAACATTGTTAGTGATATGGATGGAGAAAAAGTGATGTTAAGCGTTCACAAAGGTAAGTATTATAATTTAGGTGAATTGGGTGGAGAGATATGGGGGCTAATGAAGGAGCCCATTACGATTCAAGAGTTAGTTACAACATTAAAGTCTCAATATGATGTAGCTCAAACCGAGTGTGAGGAACAAGTCACTGACTTTTTAAGTCAATTGTTAGAGCAAGGCCTAGTTAAAATAGAAGATAGAATCAATTCCTAG